Proteins encoded together in one Plasmodium brasilianum strain Bolivian I chromosome 4, whole genome shotgun sequence window:
- a CDS encoding protein SIS1 gives MRSSLAKNECDYYSILGVSKDCTTNDLKKAYRKMAMMWHPDKHKDVKSKKEAEEKFKNIAEAYDVLSDEEKRKIYDTYGEEGLKGSIPTGGNTYVYSGVDPSELFSRIFGSDSNFSFTSAFDEDFSPFTTFVNMTSRKARPNTTTNINSNNYNKPATYEVPLSLTLEELYNGCKKKLKITRKRFMGTKSYEDDNYVTIDVKAGWKDGTKITFYGEGDQVSPMSQPGDLVFNVKTKTHDRFLRDSNHLIYKCPVPLDKALTGFQFIVKSLDNRDINVRVDDIVTPKTRKIVSKEGMPSSKNPSVRGDLIVEFDIVFPKSLTSEKKRIIRETLADTF, from the exons GC GATTACTATTCCATTTTGGGAGTTAGCAAAGACTGTACAACAAATGACCTAAAGAAAGCGTACCGAAAGATGGCCATGATGTGGCATCCAGATAAACATAAAGATGTgaaatcaaaaaaagaagccgaagaaaaatttaaaaatatagctGAGGCATATGATGTTTTATCCGatgaggaaaaaagaaaaatttatgataCATATGGTGAAGAGGGATTAAAGGGTTCTATACCTACAGGAGGAAATACTTATGTTTATAGCGGAGTTGATCCGTCTGAATTGTTCAGTAGAATTTTTGGTTCTGATagtaatttttcatttacttCAGCCTTTGATGAAgatttttccccttttacTACTTTTGTCAATATGACTTCGAGGAAGGCAAGACCTAACACCACCACAA ATATAAACTCGAACAACTACAACAAACCCGCAACGTATGAAGTGCCGCTATCCCTCACGTTAGAAGAGTTATATAAtggatgtaaaaaaaaattaaaaataacaagaaAAAGATTTATGGGTACAAAGAGCTATGAAGATGATAACTACGTTACAATTGATGTAAAAGCAGGATGGAAAGATGGTACTAAGATAACATTTTATGGTGAAGGAGATCAAGTTTCACCTATGTCACAACCAGGTGATCTTGTATTTAAtgttaaaacaaaaacacATGATCGATTTTTAAGAGATTCgaatcatttaatttataaatgtcCTGTTCCGCTAGATAAAGCTTTAACAGGATTTCAGTTCATTGTAAAATCGTTAGACAATAGAGATATAAATGTTAGGGTAGATGATATTGTTACACCGAAGACTAGAAAAATTGTATCAAAGGAAGGTATGCCTTCTTCAAAGAATCCAAGTGTAAGAGGCGATTTAATTGTAGAATTTGATATTGTATTTCCAAAAAGTTTAACTAgcgaaaagaaaagaataattagGGAAACGCTAGCTGACAccttttaa